One window from the genome of Oryctolagus cuniculus chromosome 1, mOryCun1.1, whole genome shotgun sequence encodes:
- the NUMA1 gene encoding nuclear mitotic apparatus protein 1 isoform X1: MTLQAPRAAALLSWINSLRVADPVEAVPQLQDGSIFVKIIDSLHSTDEGQQILQQPVPERLAFVCSFLQKNRKHPSSVECLVSVQKIMEGSELELAKMTMLLLYHSTMSSRSLRDWEQLEYKIQAELAVILKFMLDHEDGLNLDEDLENFLQKAPVPSACSVTLSEELSPPSHQAKREVRFLELQKVASSSSGNNFLSGSPASPMGDILHTPQFQMRRLKKQLADERSNRDELELELAENRKLLTEKDAQIAVMQQRIDRLTLLSEKQAASPPEPRELEELRGKNESLTVRLHETLKQCQDLRTEKGQMDRKINQLSEENGDLSFKLREFASHLQQLQGALNELTEEHSKATQDWLEKQAHLEKELGTALQDKKCLEEKNEILQGKLSQLEEHLAQLRENPPQEKGEVLGDVLQVETLKQEAASLAARNTQLQARVEKLEAEQGQQEAQLLAERGRFEEEKQQLASLIADLQGSISNLSQAKEELEQASQVEGARLSAQVASLTSERTTLQATLQQQDQELASLKQQAQTEQARLTQQEQTAQGLRQQVEQLSSSLKQKEQQLEEAAKEQEAARRDHAQQLARAAEEREAHLRERDSVLQQLEALGQEKAAALETLQQQLQAATEARDGALASVTQAQQEKAGLSQKVEELQACVEAAHREQHEAQAQVAELGAQLRSEQQRATEHERVAQEKGQLQEQLRALEEALKVTQGSLEEEKRRAAEALGEQQRCVSELKAETRRLVEQQQQERKDLEEEQAGRRGLEARLQQLGEAHQAESEALRQELAEAKASQRRAESECEQLGKEAAAWRVRYEESQREEAQHGAMLQEQLVTLKEECEKARQELREAKEKVAGMEAQSELQMSRQQSELAQLHASLARAHQQVQEKEGRAQKLADDLSALQEKMASTSKEVARLETLVRKAGEQQETASRELLKESPGAGDREPEWLEEQQGRPFCSTQAALQAMEREAEQMGSELERLRAALMESQGQQQEERGQQEREVARLTQERGQAQADLALEKAAKAELEMRLQNALNEQHVKLAALQETLARAVAEKDDKDKELAKLRGQEAAQRTELGQLQQTVEQLKEQLAKREKEQSLGPASGEGASSSGAAPQAAGKTEAAGPELEALQAEVRKLEQQRQLQQEQVDGLAHSLESERASRAERDRALETLQGLLEEKTQELGRSQGSLASAQRELATLRAKAQDHSKAEDEWKAQVARSQQEAERKNSFISSLEEEVSILNRQVLEKEGESKELKRLVIAESEKSQKLEERLRLLQAETASSSARAAERSSALREEVQSLREEAEKQRVASENLRQELASQAERAEELGQELKAWQEKFFQKEQALSALQLEHTSTQALVSELLPAKHLCQQLQAEQAAAEKRHREELEQSKQAAGGLRAELMRLQRELGELGPLRQKVAEQERAAQQLRAEKASYAEQLSMLKKAHGLLAEENRGLGERVSIGRQFLEVELDQAREKYVQDLASVRADAESRLAEMQREAQSAARELEVMTAKYEGAKAKVLEERQRFQEERQKLTAQVEQLEVFQREQTKQLEELSKKLADYDQTNKMQQQKLKAFQAQGGESQQEAQRLQAQLAELQAQLSQKEQAAEHYKLQMEKAKTHYDAKKQQNQELQEQLRGLEQLQKENKELRAEAERLGRELQQAGLKTKEAEQTCRHLTAQVRSLEAQVAHADQQLRDLGRFQVATDALKSREPQAKPQLDLSIDSLDLSCEEGTPLSITSKLPRTQPDGTSVPGEPASPISQRLPPKVESLESLYFTPIPARGQPPLESSLDSLGDVFLDSSRKTRSARRRTTQIINITMTKKLDVEEPDSANSSFYSTQSAPASQAGPRAASSTQSLARLGSPDDGNAALLSLPGYRPTTRSSARRSQAGVSSGAPPGRNSFYMGTCQDEPEQLEDWNRIAELQQRNRVCPPHLKTCYPLESRPSLSLATITDEEMKTGDPRETLRRASMQPAQIAEGTGITTRQQRKRVSLETHQGPGTPESKKATSCFPRPMTPRDRHEGRRQSTTEAPKKAAAAAVKQADRRQSMAFSILNTPKKLGTSLLRRGASKKAPAKASPNTRSGTRRSPRIATTTASTTTTATPRAKGKAKH; encoded by the exons ATGACACTCCAAGCCCCCCGGGCGGCTGCGCTTCTCTCTTGG ATAAACAGTCTGCGCGTGGCTGACCCTGTGgaggctgtgccacagctccaggatGGCAGCATCTTTGTTAAGATCATTGACAGTCT CCACAGCACTGACGAGGGGCAGCAGATCCTGCAGCAGCCGGTGCCAGAGAGATTGGCCTTTGTGTGCAGTTTCCTGCAGA AAAACCGAAAACACCCTTCTTCTGTGGAATGTCTGGTGTCTGTGCAGAAGATAATGGAGGGATCAGAGCTGGAACTAGCCAAG ATGACCATGCTGCTCTTATATCACTCCACCATGAGCTCCAGAAGTCTCAGGGACTGGGAACAGCTCGAATATAAAATTCAG GCTGAATTAGCTGTCATTCTTAAATTTATGCTGGACCATGAGGATGGGCTAAACCTTGATGAGGACCTAGAGAACTTCCTGCAGAAAG CTCCTGTCCCTTCCGCCTGTTCCGTCACATTGTCTGAAGAGCTCTCCCCGCCCAGCCACCAGGCCAAGAGGGAGGTTCGCTTCCTAGAGCTACAGAAGGTTGCCTCCTCTTCCAGTGGGAACAA CTTCCTCTCAggttccccagcctcccccatGGGCGACATCCTGCACACCCCGCAATTCCAGATGAGACGGCTGAAGAAGCAGCTCGCAGATGAGAGGAGTAACAGGgatgagctggagctggagctggcggAGAACCGCAAGCTCCTCACCgagaagg ATGCTCAGATAGCCGTGATGCAGCAGCGCATCGACCGCCTGACTCTGCTCAGCGAGAAGCAGGCGGCCAGCCCGCCGGAGCCCAGGGAGCTCGAGGAGCTGCGAGGCAAGAATGAGAG CCTCACCGTGCGGCTGCATGAGACGCTGAAGCAGTGCCAGGACCTGCGGACGGAGAAGGGCCAGATGGATCGCAAGATTAACCAGCTTTCCGAGGAGAACGGGGACCTTTCCTTCAAG CTGCGGGAGTTCGCCAGTCACCTGCAGCAGTTACAGGGTGCCCTCAACGAACTGACAGAGGAGCACAGCAAGGCCACTCAGGACTGGCTGGAGAAGCAGGCCCACCTGGAGAAGGAGCTCGGCACAGCCCTGCAGGACAAG AAATGCCTTgaagagaagaatgaaatccttcaGGGAAAGCTTTCACAGCTGGAAGAGCATCTGGCCCAGCTGAGGGAGAACCCACCCCAGGAGAAGGGTGAGGTGCTGGGTGACGTCTTGCAG GTAGAAACTCTGAAGCAAGAGGCCGCCTCTCTTGCTGCACGCAACACccagctccaggccagggtggAGAAGTTGGAGGCTGAGCAGGGCCAGCAAGAAGCACAGCTGCTTGCTGAGCGGGGCCGCTTTGAAGAAGAAAAGCAGCAGTTGGCCAGTCTGATTGCCGACCTGCAGGGCTCCATCTCCAACCTCAGCCaggccaaggaggagctggagcaggccTCCCAGGTTGAGGGGGCCCGGCTGAGCGCCCAGGTGGCTTCTCTGACCTCAGAGCGCACCACACTCCAGGCCACCCTCCAGCAGCAGGATCAAGAGCTGGCCAGCCTAAAGCAGCAGGCCCAGACGGAGCAGGCCCGCCTCACACAGCAAGAGCAGACTGCCCAAGGCCTCCGCcagcaggtggagcagctgagcagcAGCCTGAAACAGAAGGAGCAGCAGTTGGAGGAGGCCGCTAAGGAGCAGGAGGCAGCCCGGCGAGATCATGCCCAGCAGCTGGCCAGAGCTGCCGAGGAGCGAGAGGCCCACCTAAGGGAGCGGGATTCGGTTCTCCAGCAGCTGGAGGCACTGGGACAGGAGAAGGCTGCCGCGCTCGAGACGCTGCAACAGCAGCTGCAAGCTGCTACTGAAGCCCGGGATGGTGCCCTGGCCTCGGTGACACAGGCTCAGCAAGagaaggcagggctgagccaaaaGGTAGAGGAACTCCAGGCTTGTGTCGAGGCGGCTCACCGGGAGCAGCAcgaggcccaggcccaggtggcAGAGCTCGGGGCCCAACTGAGATCTGAGCAGCAAAGAGCCACTGAGCACGAAAGGGTGGCCCAGGAGAAGGGCCAGCTCCAGGAGCAGCTGCgggccctggaggaggccctGAAAGTCACCCAGGGCAGCCTTGAAGAAGAGAAGCGCAGGGCCGCCGAggccctgggggagcagcagcGCTGTGTCTCTGAGCTGAAGGCAGAGACTCGGCGCCtggtggagcagcagcagcaggagcgcAAGGACCTGGAGGAAGAGCAGGCTGGGCGCAGGGGGCTGGAGGCCCGATTACAGCAGCTGGGGGAGGCCCATCAGGCTGAGAGTGAGGCTCTGCGGCAGGAGCTGGCGGAGGCCAAAGCCTCCCAGCGCAGGGCTGAGAGTGAGTGTGAGCAGCTCGGCAAGGAGGCAGCCGCCTGGCGGGTGCGCTATGAGGAGAGCCAGCGCGAGGAGGCGCAGCACGGCGCCATGTTGCAGGAGCAGCTGGTGACCCTGAAGGAGGAGTGTGAGAAGGCCCGCCAGGAGCTGCGGGAGGCGAAGGAGAAGGTGGCTGGGATGGAAGCCCAGAGCGAGCTGCAGATGAGCCGGCAGCAGAGTGAGCTTGCCCAGCTGCATGCCAGCCTGGCCAGAGCCCACCAGCAGGTCCAGGAGAAGGAGGGCAGGGCCCAGAAGCTTGCAGACGACCTCTCCGCTCTGCAGGAGAAGATGGCTTCCACCAGCAAGGAGGTGGCGCGCCTGGAGACTCTGGTGCGCAAGGCCGGTGAGCAGCAGGAGACCGCCTCTCGAGAGCTGCTCAAGGAGTCCCCgggggcaggagacagagagccCGAGTGgctggaggagcagcagggccGGCCGTTCTGCAGCACACAGGCAGCGCTGCAGGCCATGGAGCGTGAGGCAGAGCAGATGGGCAGCGAGCTGGAAAGGCTGCGTGCCGCACTGATGGagagccagggccagcagcaggaggagcgcgggcagcaggagagggaggtggcACGGCTGACCCAGGAgcggggccaggcccaagccgaCTTGGCGCTGGAAAAGGCAGCCAAGGCGGAACTGGAGATGCGGCTGCAGAACGCCCTCAATGAGCAGCACGTGAAGCTTGCTGCCCTGCAGGAGACGTTGGCCCGTGCCGTGGCCGAGAAGGACGACAAGGACAAGGAGCTGGCCAAGCTGCGTGGGCAGGAGGCAGCCCAGAGAACGGAGCTGGGGCAGCTTCAGCAAACTGTTGAGCAACTGAAGGAGCAGCTGGccaagagggagaaggagcagtCCTTGGGGCCGGCCAGTGGAGAGGGTGCTTCCAGCTCAGGTGCTGCGCCTCAGGCTGCCGGAAAGACGGAAGCAGCAGGCCCCGAGCTggaggcgctgcaggcagaggtgcgTAAACTGGAGCAgcagcgccagctgcagcaggagcAGGTGGACGGCCTGGCACACAGCCTCGAGTCCGAGCGGGCCTCCCGGGCTGAGCGAGACCGGGCTCTGGAGACGCTGCAGGGCCTGTTAGAGGAGAAGACCCAGGAGCTGGGACGTAGTCAGGGCTCCTTAGCCTCGGCCCAGAGGGAGCTGGCCACCCTCCGTGCCAAAGCCCAAGACCATAGCAAGGCTGAGGATGAGTGGAAGGCCCAGGTGGCCCGCAGCCAGCAGGAGGCCGAGAGAAAAAACAGCTTTATCAGCAGCTTGGAGGAGGAGGTATCCATCCTGAACCGCCAGGTcctggagaaagagggagagagcaaggagCTGAAGCGACTGGTGATAGCCGAGTCCGAGAagagccagaagctggaagagcGGCTGCGCCTCCTCCAGGCTGAGACAGCCAGCAGCAGTGCCAGAGCCGCTGAGCGCAGCTCCGCCCTCCGGGAGGAGGTGCAGAGCCTTCGGGAGGAGGCGGAGAAGCAGCGCGTGGCTTCAGAGAACCTGCGGCAGGAGCTGGCCTCGCAGGCGGAGCGAGccgaggagctgggccaggaactgaAGGCCTGGCAGGAGAAGTTTTTCCAGAAGGAGCAGGCCTTGTCCGCCCTGCAGCTGGAGCACACCAGCACCCAGGCCCTGGTGAGCGAGCTGCTGCCCGCGAAGCACCTCTGCCAGCAGCTGCAGGCCGAGCAGGCAGCCGCCGAGAAACGGCACCGGGAAGAGCTGGAGCAGAGCAAGCAGGCAGCCGGTGGGCTGCGGGCAGAGCTGATGCGGCTGCAGCGGGAGCTCGGGGAGCTGGGGCCCCTGCGGCAGAAGGTGGCGGAGCAGGAGCGCGCAGCCCAGCAGCTGCGGGCGGAGAAGGCCAGCTATGCTGAGCAGCTGAGCATGCTGAAGAAGGCCCACGGCCTGCTGGCAGAGGAGAACCGGGGGCTGGGCGAGCGGGTCAGCATTGGCCGGCAGttcctggaagtggagctggaccaggcccgGGAGAAGTACGTCCAAGACTTGGCTTCTGTGCGGGCCGATGCTGAGAGCCGCCTGGCTGAGATGCAGCGGGAAGCCCAGAGCGCTGCTCGGGAGCTGGAGGTGATGACTGCGAAGTATGAGGGTGCCAAAGCCAAGGTCCTGGAGGAGAGGCAGCGGTtccaggaagagagacagaaactcaCTGCCCAG GTGGAGCAGCTAGAGGTATTTCAGAGAGAGCAGACTAAGCAG CTGGAAGAATTGAGTAAGAAGCTGGCTGACTATGACCAGACCAACAAGATGCAGCAGCAGAAGCTGAAG GCTTTCCAGGCCCAAGGAGGCGAGAGCCAGCAGGAGGCCCAGCGCCTCCAGGCCCAGCTGGCCGAGCTGCAGGCCCAGCTGAGCCAGAAGGAGCAGGCAGCTGAGCACTACAAGCTCCAG ATGGAAAAAGCCAAGACCCATTATGATGCCAAGAAGCAGCAGAACCAAGAGCTGCAGGAGCAGCTGCGAGGCCTAGAGCAGCTGCAGAAGGAGAACAAGGAGCTGCGGGCTGAGGCAGAGCGGCTGGGCCGTGAGCTGCAGCAGGCTGGGCTGAAGACCAAGGAGGCTGAACAGACCTGCCGCCACCTCACCGCGCAGGTGCGCAGCCTGGAGGCGCAG GTCGCTCACGCAGACCAGCAGCTTCGAGACCTAGGAAGGTTCCAGGTGGCAACTGATGCCTTAAAGAGCCGTGAGCCCCAGGCTAAGCCCCAGCTGGACCTGAGTATTGACAGCCTGGATCTGAGCTGCGAGGAGGGGACCCCCTTGAGTATCACCAG CAAGCTGCCCCGTACCCAGCCAGATGGCACCAGCGTTCCTGGAGAGCCAGCCTCGCCCATCTCCCAGCGCCTGCCCCCCAAGGTAGAATCCTTGGAGAGCCTCTACTTCACCCCTATCCCTGCCCGGGGTCAGCCCCCCTTGGAGAGCAGCCTGGATTCCCTGGGGGATGTCTTCCTGGACTCGAGCCGTAAGACCCGCTCTGCTCGCCGGCGCACCACGCAAATCATCAACATCACCATGACCAAG AAGCTCGACGTGGAGGAGCCGGACAGCGCCAACTCGTCCTTCTATAGCACGCAGTCTGCCCCCGCTTCCCAGGCTGGCCCGCGCGCCGCCTCCTCCACCCAGTCTCTGGCCCGCCTGGGCTCTCCTGATGATGGCAACGCAGCTCTCCTCAGCCTGCCTGGCTACCGGCCTACCACTCGCAGCTCTGCTCGCCGCTCTCAGGCAGGGGTGTCCAGCGGGGCCCCTCCAG GAAGGAACAGCTTCTATATGGGCACTTGCCAGGATGAGCCCGAGCAGCTGGAAGACTGGAACCGCATCGCAGAGTTGCAGCAGCGCAATCGAGTGTGCCCCCCACACTTGAAGACCTGCTATCCCCTGGAGTCCAGG CCATCCCTGAGTCTGGCCACCATCACAGACGAGGAGATGAAAACTGGGGATCCCCGGGAGACCCTGCGCCGAGCCAGCATGCAGCCGGCGCAGATCGCCGAGGGCACCGGTATCACCACCCGGCAGCAGCGCAAACGAGTCTCGTTAGAGACCCACCAGGGCCCTGGCACTCCTGAG TCTAAGAAGGCCACCAGCTGTTTCCCACGCCCCATGACTCCCCGGGACCGACACGAAGGGCGTAGACAGAGCACTACTGAGGCCCCCAAGAAAGCGGCTGCGGCTGCTGTTAAACAG GCTGACCGGCGCCAGTCAATGGCCTTCAGCATCCTCAACACACCCAAGAAGCTGGGGACAAGCCTTCTGCGGAGGGGGGCCTCCAAGAAGGCCCCAGCCAAGGCTTCCCCCAACACCCGCAGTGGAACCCGCCGCTCTCCACGCATTGccaccaccacagccagcaccaccaccaccgccactcCTCGGGCCAAGGGCAAG gCAAAGCACTAA